The Salvia miltiorrhiza cultivar Shanhuang (shh) chromosome 1, IMPLAD_Smil_shh, whole genome shotgun sequence genome has a window encoding:
- the LOC131011261 gene encoding uncharacterized protein LOC131011261 gives MLQQKAQVIFQARSPISGPFNYENAWRMLRINRRFKSMYLEGDVHFSKRTKTLETGDFTTSASGEEIMSFRPIGNKAAARAAKGKASQSSESPPEFKEMLDRSNDKLEKMMGHYTKKNELKKEIHDDQILFIKTDGMDPETLEIHKARVAKIVARLKEQ, from the coding sequence ATGCTCCAACAGAAGGCCCAAGTTATCTTCCAAGCTAGGAGCCCAATTTCTGGCCCCTTCAACTACGAGAATGCATGGAGGATGCTCCGAATCAACCGGAGGTTCAAGTCCATGTACCTTGAGGGCGACGTCCATTTTTCCAAGAGGACGAAGACGTTGGAGACGGGcgacttcaccacctcggcgtcgggcgaggagatcatGTCTTTCCGGCCAATTGGAAACAAGGCGGCGGCGAGAGCGGCGAAGGGGAAGGCATCGCAAAGCTCGGAGTCTCCACCGGAATTCAAGGAGATGTTGGATAGGTCGAACGACAAGCTGGAAAAAATGATGGGCCACTATACTAAGAAGAACGAGCTGAAGAAGGAGATCCACGACGATCAGATCTTATTCATAAAGACAGATGGCATGGATCCAGAAACCCTCGAAATCCACAAGGCTCGGGTGGCGAAGATCGTAGCTAGGTTGAAAGAGCAATGA
- the LOC131002803 gene encoding transcription factor-like protein DPB isoform X1 has translation MVNHSSANNHQGGRRGVGGGGATRSWGSTVSGQSMSTSGSGPASVIEAAAATPATDSKFSRLNNLDVQGDDAGNRKKKRGQSAVAGDKSGRGLRQFSMKVCEKLESKGRTTYNEVADELVAEFAGPNNNLGSPDQNVFQQQYDEKNIRRRVYDALNVLMAMDIISKDKKEIQWKGLPHTSLSDIEELKTERAGHRSRVEKKGVYLMELEEQYVGLENLIHRNEKLYGSGNVPDRRVMLPFILVQTRPHATVEVEISEDFQLVHFEYNSTPFELHDDNYVLKAMKLSEKTQVEDAAARTDGGERSRTPNVNQPRLVRALRSSISGRLPTLPALPSILKPRIRHEH, from the exons ATGGTGAATCATAGCAGTGCTAATAATCATCAAGGAGGCCGTCGTGGTGTTGGAGGTGGAGGAGCCACCCGATCATGGGGCTCAACTGTTTCCGGCCAATCTATGTCGACTAGCGGCAGCGGGCCAGCTAGCGTGATTGAGGCTGCCGCGGCAACTCCGGCCACTGATAGCAAATTCAGTCGGTTAAACAATCTTGATGTCCAAGGCGATGATGCTGG CAATAGAAAGAAGAAGAGAGGTCAGAGTGCAGTCGCAGGTGATAAGAGTGGTAGAGGCCTCCGTCAATTTAGCATGAAAG TGTGCGAGAAACTGGAAAGTAAAGGCAGAACTACGTATAATGAG GTGGCAGATGAACTTGTTGCTGAATTTGCAGGTCCCAATAACAATCTTGGATCTCCAGACCAG AATGTATTTCAGCAACAATATGACGAGAAAAATATACGAAGAAGGGTATATGATGCTTTAAACGTGCTCATGGCAATGGATATCATTTCTAAAGATAAAAAGGAAATACAATGGAAGGGTCTACCTCACACTAGCTTGAGTGATATTGAAGAACTGAAG ACTGAACGTGCTGGGCACAGAAGCAGAGTTGAAAAGAAAGGGGTATATCTGATGGAGCTGGAGGAACAA TACGTTGGTCTTGAAAACCTCATACATCGCAATGAGAAACTGTATGGCTCAGGAAATGTTCCTGATCGTCGAGTGATGTTGCCTTTTATTTTGGTGCAG ACTCGTCCTCATGCTACTGTGGAGGTGGAAATATCAGAAGATTTTCAGTTGGTGCATTTTGAGTATAATAG CACTCCTTTTGAGCTACATGATGATAACTACGTTCTCAAGGCAATGAAACTTTCCGAGAAAACACAAGTTGAAGATGCTGCTGCGCGAACAGATGGAGGTGAAAGGTCGAGGACGCCAAATGTCAACCAACCGCGGTTAGTTCGTGCTTTAAGGTCAAGCATTTCGGGTAGGCTTCCCACCTTACCTGCTCTTCCCAGTATTCTCAAGCCACGCATTAGGCATGAGCATTAG
- the LOC131002803 gene encoding transcription factor-like protein DPB isoform X2 — MVNHSSANNHQGGRRGVGGGGATRSWGSTVSGQSMSTSGSGPASVIEAAAATPATDSKFSRLNNLDVQGDDAGNRKKKRGQSAVAGDKSGRGLRQFSMKVCEKLESKGRTTYNEVADELVAEFAGPNNNLGSPDQQQYDEKNIRRRVYDALNVLMAMDIISKDKKEIQWKGLPHTSLSDIEELKTERAGHRSRVEKKGVYLMELEEQYVGLENLIHRNEKLYGSGNVPDRRVMLPFILVQTRPHATVEVEISEDFQLVHFEYNSTPFELHDDNYVLKAMKLSEKTQVEDAAARTDGGERSRTPNVNQPRLVRALRSSISGRLPTLPALPSILKPRIRHEH; from the exons ATGGTGAATCATAGCAGTGCTAATAATCATCAAGGAGGCCGTCGTGGTGTTGGAGGTGGAGGAGCCACCCGATCATGGGGCTCAACTGTTTCCGGCCAATCTATGTCGACTAGCGGCAGCGGGCCAGCTAGCGTGATTGAGGCTGCCGCGGCAACTCCGGCCACTGATAGCAAATTCAGTCGGTTAAACAATCTTGATGTCCAAGGCGATGATGCTGG CAATAGAAAGAAGAAGAGAGGTCAGAGTGCAGTCGCAGGTGATAAGAGTGGTAGAGGCCTCCGTCAATTTAGCATGAAAG TGTGCGAGAAACTGGAAAGTAAAGGCAGAACTACGTATAATGAG GTGGCAGATGAACTTGTTGCTGAATTTGCAGGTCCCAATAACAATCTTGGATCTCCAGACCAG CAACAATATGACGAGAAAAATATACGAAGAAGGGTATATGATGCTTTAAACGTGCTCATGGCAATGGATATCATTTCTAAAGATAAAAAGGAAATACAATGGAAGGGTCTACCTCACACTAGCTTGAGTGATATTGAAGAACTGAAG ACTGAACGTGCTGGGCACAGAAGCAGAGTTGAAAAGAAAGGGGTATATCTGATGGAGCTGGAGGAACAA TACGTTGGTCTTGAAAACCTCATACATCGCAATGAGAAACTGTATGGCTCAGGAAATGTTCCTGATCGTCGAGTGATGTTGCCTTTTATTTTGGTGCAG ACTCGTCCTCATGCTACTGTGGAGGTGGAAATATCAGAAGATTTTCAGTTGGTGCATTTTGAGTATAATAG CACTCCTTTTGAGCTACATGATGATAACTACGTTCTCAAGGCAATGAAACTTTCCGAGAAAACACAAGTTGAAGATGCTGCTGCGCGAACAGATGGAGGTGAAAGGTCGAGGACGCCAAATGTCAACCAACCGCGGTTAGTTCGTGCTTTAAGGTCAAGCATTTCGGGTAGGCTTCCCACCTTACCTGCTCTTCCCAGTATTCTCAAGCCACGCATTAGGCATGAGCATTAG